A single window of Mycosarcoma maydis chromosome 1, whole genome shotgun sequence DNA harbors:
- a CDS encoding uncharacterized protein (related to protein FR, involved in hyphal branching), protein MSDRTSFQRKTVQIARHLIYFIAGSTHIVTFRLLWLALLFYGERAVFHDAANGCAWPMPPHSSATSPQPAVHVLLVTDPQIIDRNTYPDLPWISLLYPIVRHFSDNYLKNVWTSLVINPNKWFHRGYILPPNLEAQRRQTSKAAGMVQPPDGVVWMGDLTDGGRRGRSDAEWAALVHRFRNIFWRPREADWEALKSTLSTTRQLIEPRTSATNFIPTIHLSGNHDIGLPGSSSGHRVDVLAADDAIERFNREFGMKIDGGGFVVKDRNPFQKSSLNGRVLVSSDTALGATHELVLINAQDLVGMEREGGGPFDTHLSSDHLGKLDGQLGDNAHREYKDTYDFVESVKLGGIQIPRVLLSHVPLHRPAMTTCNDAQRSARHRVQRESSRPLHQGTDRGSTYQNMVSSSVTDWVLRTIDPMAVFSGDDHDHCEYRHSRLSSNSSKLNVVEGFKANEVPELTVKSISMTEGVRKPGFARLSLFPPPFTSSSQPDTPPYVTMAYTPCLLPDQIGIWTRLYLPFFIITLLGLWFWPRSFMSRSDADGYLPLSHQRKRNDDHLPPSSEQHHPTSSGMINSSRWKRDVVAVALVALPWWILCQTHFLF, encoded by the coding sequence ATGTCGGATCGAACCTCGTTCCAGCGCAAGACGGTGCAGATAGCGCGGCATCTAATCTACTTCATCGCTGGGTCGACCCACATCGTCACATTCCGTCTGCTTTGGCTTGCACTATTGTTCTACGGCGAACGTGCAGTCTTTCATGATGCAGCCAACGGCTGCGCGTGGCCCATGCCACCGCATTCATCTGCAACATCACCCCAGCCGGCCGTCCACGTGTTGCTTGTGACAGATCCGCAGATCATTGATCGCAACACATACCCCGACCTGCCTTGGATCAGCTTGCTTTATCCGATCGTGCGCCATTTCTCGGACAACTACCTCAAAAACGTCTGGACGAGTCTGGTCATCAATCCCAATAAGTGGTTTCATCGAGGGTACATTCTTCCGCCAAACCTGGAAGCGCAAAGAAGGCAAACATCGAAAGCAGCGGGAATGGTGCAGCCCCCCGACGGCGTGGTGTGGATGGGCGACCTTACCGACGGAGGCAGAAGAGGGCGATCCGACGCAGAATGGGCAGCACTAGTGCATCGATTCCGCAATATCTTTTGGAGGCCCAGGGAAGCAGATTGGGAGGCTCTCAAGTCGACGCTCAGCACCACTAGGCAATTGATCGAACCACGCACCTCGGCTACTAATTTCATTCCTACCATTCATCTCTCCGGCAACCATGATATTGGCCTGCCCGGCTCATCATCTGGGCATCGGGTTGACGTGTTGGCAGCcgacgatgcgatcgagcgATTCAATAGGGAATTCGGCATGAAAATCGACGGCGGTGGGTTTGTTGTCAAAGATCGGAACCCATTTCAGAAATCCAGTCTCAATGGTCGCGTTCTCGTTTCCTCGGATACAGCGCTTGGTGCAACGCACGAATTGGTGCTCATCAACGCACAAGACCTAGTGGGCATGGAGCGAGAAGGCGGCGGACCCTTCGACACGCATCTCAGCTCGGATCATCtgggcaagctcgatggccagctcggcgaTAATGCACACCGCGAGTACAAGGACACGTATGACTTTGTAGAGTCAGTCAAGCTCGGTGGAATCCAAATTCCTCGTGTGCTTCTCAGTCACGTTCCTTTGCACAGGCCTGCAATGACAACATGCAATGATGCCCAGAGATCGGCAAGGCATCGTGTGCAGCGCGAGTCAAGCCGACCTCTTCATCAGGGAACTGACCGAGGCTCTACATACCAAAATATGGTGTCATCTTCGGTCACAGACTGGGTGCTGCGCACGATCGATCCAATGGCTGTTTTCAGCGGCGACGACCACGATCATTGCGAATATCGGCATTCACGGCTTTCCAGCAACTCGTCAAAACTAAACGTTGTAGAGGGCTTCAAAGCGAACGAGGTTCCCGAATTGACGGTCAAGTCGATTTCTATGACCGAAGGAGTGCGAAAGCCAGGCTTTGCTCGTCTGAGCCTTTTTCCTCCGCCTTTCACCTCATCATCACAACCCGACACACCTCCATATGTGACCATGGCGTACACACCATGCTTGCTACCGGATCAGATTGGCATATGGACCAGACTCTATTTGCCATTCTTCATCATCACGCTCTTAGGTCTATGGTTTTGGCCGCGCTCCTTCATGTCGCGGTCAGATGCGGATGGATATCTACCGCTCAGTCATCAGCGCAAGCGGAATGACGATCATTTGCCACCATCGTCcgagcagcatcatccGACGTCGTCGGGCATGATAAACTCAAgcaggtggaagcgagaTGTCGTAGCAGTCGCTCTTGTAGCTTTGCCATGGTGGATCCTTTGCCAGAC
- a CDS encoding uncharacterized protein (related to PTC7 - type 2C protein phosphatase) has product MLSTGVCRSLRCAGRIALGRLGEASSIAPRFLPQQCRLSTAISTLVKRGSHSGRIVPLLAAAPSSGDSRRHFTSGRPRASQKPFQFLTAYAFQGKPRSSEDVPQEGDASSSASTSEHDGAPPTPKKAQIGVPSDSEIGRWRDELLRGGEAGEDSLMCTSMGAADDVAIGVADGVGGWTENGIDPSLFSQALMFYASRSAAHTSADPQTGCAPDRILSEAFEHVLKEPLVVAGSATACILTMDASNGTLRSANLGDSGFVILRQGTGKQGVFHVSSPQQLGFNTPLQLAKLPKEWIQEGSISNTPKDAASWECTLQHGDLIIVGTDGLFDNVDAKIEIPQFAKFIKEKHHASYAARHAAAASEAKEDTLEEDREFVQVLATNLVEYAKICQSSTTKQSPFEREAARYGIHFPGGKIDDVALVCCLVVER; this is encoded by the coding sequence ATGCTGTCAACAGGAGTTTGTCGATCATTGCGCTGCGCTGGCCGTATCGCACTTGGTCGCCTTGGAGAAGCATCGTCGATAGCACCTAGATTCTTGCCGCAACAGTGTCGGCTCAGCACAGCCATATCAACTTTAGTAAAGCGCGGCAGTCACTCAGGTCGAATCGTACCATTGTTAGCAGCCGCACCATCCAGTGGGGATTCAAGAAGGCATTTCACCTCTGGGCGCCCGCGAGCCTCACAGAAGCCTTTTCAGTTCCTCACTGCATACGCATTCCAGGGTAAACCGCGCAGCTCGGAAGATGTGCCACAGGAGGGAGACGCGTCGTCTTCTGCCTCGACCAGCGAGCACGACGGTGCACCGCCGACACCGAAGAAAGCGCAGATCGGCGTTCCCTCAGACAGTGAGATTGGTCGTTGGAGGGACGAACTGCTTCGAGGCGGTGAGGCAGGAGAAGATTCGCTCATGTGCACTTCGATGGGCGCAGCTGACGACGTGGCTATTGGTGTGGCCGATGGTGTCGGCGGCTGGACCGAAAATGGGATTGACCCCTCGCTCTTCTCACAAGCACTCATGTTCTACGCATCCAGATCAGCGGCACACACGTCAGCGGATCCGCAAACCGGCTGTGCGCCAGATCGAATTCTCTCCGAGGCATTTGAGCACGTTCTCAAAGAGCCTCTTGTCGTTGCAGGCAGCGCGACAGCATGCATCCTTACCATGGACGCCTCCAATGGCACGCTTCGCTCGGCTAACCTCGGAGATTCTGGATTCGTCATCCTCCGCCAAGGCACCGGTAAGCAGGGAGTCTTCCACGTCAGTTCGCCCCAACAGCTCGGCTTCAACACACCTCTTCAACTCGCCAAATTGCCCAAAGAATGGATTCAGGAGGGCTCCATTTCTAATACACCTAAAGATGCCGCTTCCTGGGAATGCACTTTGCAACACGGCGATCTCATCATTGTTGGCACCGACGGCCTCTTTGacaacgtcgacgccaagaTTGAGATTCCGCAGTTCGCCAAATTTATCAAGGAGAAACATCACGCTTCGTACGCTGCTCGTCACGCTGCCGCAGCTTCGGAGGCGAAAGAGGACACTTTGGAGGAGGACAGGGAGTTCGTCCAGGTGCTGGCGACAAATTTGGTCGAGTACGCCAAGATTTGTcagagctcgacgaccaagCAGAGCCCATTTGAGAGGGAAGCAGCGAGGTATGGAATCCACTTTCCCGGTGGCAAGATCGATGATGTAGCGCTGGTTTGCTGTCTCGTTGTTGAGCGTTAA
- a CDS encoding uncharacterized protein (related to L-lactate dehydrogenase (cytochrome b2)): MFRSAIRTSIRSRPSSSTLLRSSAPEQVQQRVLSSSSSRASRASNGSGNVKAIVAGLVGLALLASAVPTRSVYNDQVRSAPSIASPAATSDPEGKLVSMDEVASYNQLPSEGGKGLWVVIKGQVYDVTEFVDIHPGGRNIILKNAGKDVTEIFEPVHPPTAIEENLDASKHIGQVDPSTVQIKQAEPESDKERKRRLARENLPSLGTVLSLDDFERIAETILSDQAWAYYSSAADDEITKAQNRASFNRIVFRPRVLRAIGQVDSSVKLLDSNGKGFTCSIPVYVSPAAMAKLGHPDGELNLTRGAGDAEIIQGISANASVGLDEMLDARKDGQPVIYQLYVNKDRAASERILEKVEARGVSAVMLTVDAPVMGKRERDRRVKGEEVEMGVNHGKDVKKKGGGVAEAISGYIEPNLTWDDIKWFRKTCKLPLYLKGIQTVEDVELAVKHGVEGVVLSNHGGRSLEYAPAALDVLVELRQRRPDLFDKIEVFMDGGVRRGTDVLKAVALGAKAVGLGRSFLFAQSGYGQAGVTRAIQILQDEIHRGMQLLGVSSLDQLTPEMIDILPRQFFPIPQTRAEQDATA; the protein is encoded by the coding sequence ATGTTCAGGAGCGCCATCAGAACGTCGATacgctcgagaccgagcagctcgaccttGCTCCGTTCGTCTGCGCCTGAACAAGTCCAGCAACGAGTTCTGTCCTCCTCTTCAAGCAGAGCATCACGGGCGAGCAATGGAAGCGGCAATGTAAAAGCCATCGTGGCAGGCTTGGTCGGCTTGGCACTGCTTGCCTCGGCTGTACCAACGCGAAGCGTGTACAACGATCAGGTACGATCTGCGCCAAGTATAGCATCCCCCGCAGCTACTTCGGATCCTGAaggcaagctcgtctcgatggACGAGGTAGCTAGCTATAACCAGCTTCCCTCAGAAGGCGGCAAGGGTCTCTGGGTGGTCATCAAGGGACAAGTGTATGATGTGACCGAGTTTGTCGACATTCATCCAGGTGGACGCAACATCATCCTCAAGAACGCCGGCAAAGACGTTACCGAAATCTTCGAGCCAGTCCACCCACCGACGGCGATAGAAGAGAATCTGGATGCTTCCAAGCACATAGGTCAAGTGGATCCTAGCACAGTACAGATCAAGCAGGCAGAACCGGAATCGGACAAGGAGCGCAAGAGGAGGCTTGCACGCGAGAACCTGCCTTCACTCGGCACTGTCCTCAGCCTTGACGACTTTGAGCGTATCGCCGAGACCATCCTGTCGGATCAGGCGTGGGCTTACTACTCTTCGGCGGCGGATGACGAGATCACCAAGGCGCAGAACCGCGCTTCTTTCAACCGCATCGTTTTTCGCCCTCGTGTACTGCGCGCCATCGGTCAGGTCGACAGCTCTGTCAAGCTCCTCGATTCGAACGGTAAAGGCTTCACTTGCTCCATTCCCGTCTACGTGTCGCCGGCTGCgatggccaagctcggtcACCCGGATGGCGAACTCAACCTCACGCGCGGTGCCGGCGACGCCGAGATCATCCAAGGCATTTCGGCCAACGCCTCTGTGGGACTagacgagatgctcgatgcGAGGAAAGACGGACAGCCCGTCATCTATCAACTTTACGTCAACAAGGAtcgcgctgcttctgaGCGCATCCTGGAAAAGGTCGAGGCGCGAGGAGTTTCTGCCGTGATGCTCACTGTGGATGCGCCTGTGATGGGCAAGCGAGAACGTGATAGGCGTGTCAAGGGCGAAGAGGTCGAGATGGGCGTTAATCACGGTAAAGAtgtcaagaagaaaggtGGCGGAGTAGCCGAGGCCATCTCTGGATACATCGAACCCAACCTCACCTGGGACGACATCAAGTGGTTCCGCAAAACCTGCAAGCTGCCCCTCTACCTCAAGGGAATTCAAACAGTGGAAGACGTTGAACTCGCAGTCAAGCACGGTGTTGAGGGTGTAGTGCTCTCCAATCACGGAGGTAGGAGTCTGGAGTACGCGCCGGCCGCTTTGGATGTGCTCGTGGAGTTGCGTCAGAGGAGACCGGATCTGTttgacaagatcgaggtATTTATGGACGGCGGGGTCAGGCGAGGTACCGATGTGCTCAAGGCTGTAGCGCTGGGTGCCAAAGCAGTCGGACTCGGAAGATCGTTTCTCTTCGCTCAGTCTGGATACGGCCAGGCTGGTGTCACCAGAGCAATTCAAATCCTGCAGGACGAGATTCACCGTGGCATGCAACTGCTCGGTGTCTCTtcgctcgaccagctcacACCAGAGATGATTGACATCTTACCTCGACAGTTCTTTCCTATTCCGCAAACCCGAGCAGAGCAGGATGCCACTGCTTGA
- a CDS encoding uncharacterized protein (related to Chitin deacetylase 1) codes for MSTLKGHCNCGALEYSLEATPANLCLSAFCHCTQCQRINGAPYVWTTHWKKEAVTWSSPSAAGSNKTVDAQAEKVFGAGVTTGQLYESVAGRKWKLRCSECGNPMGTWNEAKQQWSLWPSTLARPAGDKSGLEGIEHLAATAHMFYGSWKLVTVTDDLPKFVGYPSESQQVDRNAEPLPANFNTNDFNPHDPRDMVGYGHTLPHPQWPNKARIAISFVLNYEEGGENITLNGDTYAEQYLTEYGAANGHKPPANVRNLSVESAYEFGSHRGFWRILDLFKRNGLRFTSWSVGRAVEQNPAAVKAMEEAGCEVASHSYRWFDHSLMSQEEERHQIQSAIKAIKEASGQSREPRGWYTGRQSINTRRLVYQVYKEMGLEKELYDSDAYDEDLPYWVPAPDGTPDEHLLVIPYTLDNNDMRFAITPGFFNSESFATYLIDAFETLVSETFLPEQNPNSVPKMMSIGLHCRVVGRPGRFQGLQRFVDHVQKRNKELLEQGGGQGGVWVATREEIANHWRKTHPPTKKHA; via the coding sequence ATGTCGACGCTGAAAGGACACTGCAACTGTGGAGCGCTCGAGTACTCACTCGAAGCGACGCCCGCTAATCTTTGCCTCTCGGCCTTCTGCCACTGCACGCAGTGTCAACGGATAAATGGTGCGCCTTACGTTTGGACGACGCATTGGAAGAAGGAAGCCGTCACGTGGTCTTCTCCGTCGGCTGCGGGATCCAATAAGACAGTCGATGCTCAGGCTGAAAAGGTCTTTGGAGCTGGTGTGACCACTGGCCAGCTTTACGAATCGGTTGCAGGACGAAAGTGGAAGTTGCGTTGTTCGGAATGCGGTAACCCGATGGGAACGTGGAacgaagccaagcagcaatGGTCTCTGTGGCCAAGCACCCTCGCTCGTCCCGCTGGTGATAAGTCCGGACTGGAGGGCATCGAACACTTGGCTGCTACAGCACACATGTTTTACGGTTCGTGGAAGCTCGTCACTGTCACGGACGATCTGCCCAAATTCGTCGGATACCCTTCCGAATCACAGCAAGTGGATCGTAACGCCGAACCGCTTCCTGCCAACTTTAACACGAATGATTTCAACCCGCACGATCCGCGGGACATGGTCGGATACGGTCACACACTTCCACACCCGCAGTGGCCCAACAAGGCACGTATCGCCATCTCCTTTGTGCTCAACTACGAAGAAGGTGGTGAGAACATTACGCTCAACGGCGATACATACGCCGAGCAGTACTTGACAGAGTACGGTGCGGCGAACGGACACAAGCCTCCAGCCAACGTGAGGAACTTAAGTGTCGAGTCAGCCTACGAGTTTGGCTCGCACCGCGGATTCTGGAGGATTTTGGATCTATTCAAACGCAATGGATTGAGGTTTACGAGTTGGTCGGTGGGCAGAGCGGTGGAGCAGAACCCGGCGGCAGTCAAGGCAATGGAGGAAGCAGGCTGCGAAGTGGCAAGTCATTCTTACCGATGGTTTGACCATTCGTTGATGAGTCAGGAAGAGGAACGACATCAGATCCAGTCGGCGATCAAAGCGATCAAAGAGGCCAGTGGTCAATCTCGTGAGCCTAGAGGATGGTATACCGGACGACAATCCATCAACACTCGAAGACTGGTGTACCAGGTTTACAAGGAGATGGGACTCGAAAAGGAACTGTATGACTCGGATGCATACGACGAAGATCTGCCATACTGGGTTCCCGCCCCAGACGGAACGCCCGATGAACACCTGCTTGTCATTCCTTACACGCTAGACAACAACGACATGCGATTCGCCATCACGCCCGGATTCTTCAACTCGGAAAGTTTCGCAACCTACCTCatcgacgctttcgagacgTTGGTCAGCGAGACTTTCTTGCCCGAGCAAAACCCGAACTCAGTTCCCAAGATGATGAGCATCGGATTGCATTGCAGAGTGGTGGGCAGACCAGGTAGATTCCAAGGTCTGCAGAGGTTCGTTGATCACGTACAGAAGAGGAACAAGGAGTTGTTGGAGCAGGGCGGCGGACAAGGCGGTGTATGGGTCGCGACCAGGGAGGAAATCGCCAACCACTGGAGGAAGACTCATCCTCCCACCAAGAAGCACGCTTGA
- a CDS encoding uncharacterized protein (related to Glucan 1,3-beta-glucosidase precursor) gives MKKFLAKVQDKFDQGAGGGAQPINSQVPPPTSIEAPPARRDIYLYRKQRGVNLGSWFSLEGWLTPSLFQKAKEPKGSELDVVAGMDPDEAKSMLENHWDNFINDGDLQWMTDHGINTVRIPVGYFHFLAGHPNEQARALLKDTDYEKYAQIYQGAHARIQRAIESAASRNVGVLIDLHGAPGGQGADGHCGVSHGKAALWNSSRDQHKTIDILKAMAADYSRFDNVVGLELLNEPKNSGRLQSFYDEAIAQIRSVSPQAASLPLYLGDAWDTNHYTGYVGQRAASNNPLVVDYHLYRCFTPQDHKIRCEDHARKLHPGTSPKPTNTDGCGETARWLQHMSHRCGGSLIIGEWSAALNPSSLHQQKPSAKAEYAFNQWKSYDKFCAGYFFWTLKKEGPSDSGWGFYSAVEQGVLPQHLDPHRGQRRSIHELEGARQGAQENALNSHTAYWDQQGGGPYEHWRFAEGFNLAWSDSLEFLKEDESNEIGFFGQWQKARTAAYSQSKGQGSRFIWEFEQGFIQGVLAFKSALYR, from the coding sequence ATGAAGAAATTCCTTGCAAAGGTGCAGGACAAATTCGACCAAGGCGCTGGTGGCGGCGCTCAGCCCATTAACTCGCAGGTACCACCACCTACTTCGATCGAGGCACCACCCGCTCGCCGTGACATCTACCTTTATCGCAAGCAGCGCGGCGTCAATCTTGGCTCCTGGTTCTCTCTCGAGGGCTGGCTGACCCCTTCGCTCTTTCAAAAGGCCAAAGAGCCCAAGGGAAGTGAGCTCGATGTCGTTGCAGGTATGGACCCCGATGAGGCAAAGTCCATGCTCGAGAACCACTGGGACAACTTTATCAACGACGGTGATCTACAGTGGATGACCGATCACGGCATCAATACTGTTCGAATTCCTGTCGGCTACTTCCATTTCCTCGCCGGTCACCCCAACGAACAGGCAAGGGCCTTGCTCAAGGACACCGACTACGAAAAGTATGCACAGATCTACCAAGGAGCTCACGCTCGAATTCAGCGTGCCATAGAGTCCGCAGCTAGCCGAAACGTCGGTGTGCTTATCGACCTTCATGGAGCTCCCGGTGGGCAGGGCGCGGATGGTCACTGTGGCGTCAGTCATGGAAAAGCAGCACTTTGGAATTCGAGCAGGGATCAGCACAAGACCATCGACATTCTCAAAGCTATGGCAGCCGACTATTCTCGTTTCGACAATGTCGTTGGCCTAGAGCTTCTCAACGAACCCAAGAACTCAGGTCGCCTGCAATCATTCTATGACGAAGCTATTGCTCAGATTCGCTCCGTCTCGCCCCAAGCTGCCTCCCTTCCTCTCTATCTCGGAGATGCCTGGGATACCAACCACTACACCGGCTACGTCGGCCAACGTGCCGCCAGCAACAACCCTCTCGTAGTTGACTATCATCTCTATCGCTGCTTTACTCCCCAGGACCACAAGATTCGCTGTGAAGACCATGCTCGAAAGCTTCACCCGGGAACTTCGCCCAAGCCTACCAACACAGATGGCTGTGGTGAGACAGCGAGATGGCTGCAACACATGTCGCATCGTTGCGGCGGCTCACTCATTATCGGCGAATGGAGTGCTGCGCTCAACCCTTCTTCGCTGCATCAGCAGAAGCCGAGCGCCAAGGCAGAGTACGCCTTCAACCAGTGGAAGAGCTATGACAAGTTTTGCGCCGGCTACTTTTTCTGGACCCTCAAGAAGGAGGGCCCGTCCGATTCGGGCTGGGGCTTTTACTCGGCTGTGGAGCAAGGCGTCCTGCCACAacatctcgatcctcaCCGTGGACAGCGCAGATCCATACACGAGCTCGAAGGTGCGCGACAAGGCGCTCAGGAAAATGCGCTCAACAGCCACACAGCTTACTGGGATCAACAGGGCGGCGGGCCATACGAGCATTGGCGTTTCGCCGAGGGCTTCAATCTCGCCTGgtccgactcgctcgaatTCTTAAAAGAGGACGAGTCCAATGAGATTGGCTTCTTTGGTCAGTGGCAGAAGGCGAGGACAGCAGCATACTCGCAGTCTAAAGGCCAGGGTAGCAGATTCATTTGGGAATTCGAACAGGGTTTCATCCAAGGAGTCTTAGCTTTCAAATCTGCTCTGTACCGCTAG
- a CDS encoding uncharacterized protein (related to Serine protease): MSTSSIAPQTLTYVSGSADPEQQLDLYLPTSPATGLTIFIHGGAWRTGSRKDHVDLAQYLCSRGKAVAVIDYRLSVADEATGLPKNVHPVHAHDVNAAMSFLYRHQAVPHKGWVVVGHSVGAWLALAALIDGQPKQGDMQHPKPMPVLDSGARECIKTCVLVDGIFSISDLLKEYPPYEGFVAQAFLPQPGPSNYDIVSCETWPLALQGKDIHVWHSRDDELLSFKQSIDVILHLDHKLSALSANNDAIVEIPEAGLASSTSVNGENRSLASIYGHVKIRNASQLHADLTSLRGAHDDLLHTKIFWDLLHHL, encoded by the exons ATGTCAACTTCATCAATCGCGCCTCAGACACTAACCTACGTCTCGGGCAGCGCAGATCCCGAGCAGCAACTTGACCTCTACCTGCCCACTTCTCCAGCAACGGGCCTAACTATCTTCATCCATGGAGGAGCTTGGAGAACTGGATCACGGAAAGATCACGTCGACCTTGCCCAGTACCTCTGTTCCCGGGGCAAGGCTGTTGCAGTGATCGACTACAGACTCTCTGTTGCGGACGAAGCGACTGGCTTGCCAAAAAACGTCCATCCTGTGCATGCTCACGACGTCAATGCAGCAATGAGCTTCTTGTATAGACATCAAGCCGTACCGCACAAGGGCTGGGTGGTGGTTGGACACTCGGTAGGAGCTTGGCTCGCATTGGCGGCCCTCATCGACGGTCAGCCCAAACAGGGCGATATGCAGCATCCGAAACCTATGCCTGTTCTGGATAGTGGTGCGAGAGAGTGCATCAAGACCTGTGTGTTGGTG GATGGCATCTTCTCCATTTCTGATCTGCTCAAAGAGTATCCGCCCTATGAAGGATTTGTTGCACAGGCTTTCCTGCCTCAGCCTGGGCCTAGCAACTACGACATTGTCTCTTGTGAAACCTGGCCACTGGCGCTACAAGGAAAAGATATACACGTGTGGCATTCGcgagacgacgagctgctctcttTTAAGCAGAGTATCGATGTGATCCTGCACCTCGATCATAAGCTGTCCGCTTTATCTGCAAACAACGATGCGATCGTAGAAATCCCCGAAGCTGGCCTCGCAAGCAGCACCTCGGTCAATGGCGAGAACAGGAGCCTCGCTTCCATCTACGGCCACGTCAAGATTCGAAACGCTTCTCAGCTGCATGCTGACTTGACGAGCCTGAGAGGTGCACACGACGATCTTTTGCACACCAAGATTTTCTGGGATCTCCTCCACCATCTGTAA
- a CDS encoding palmitoyl-(protein) hydrolase (related to lysophospholipase), with protein sequence MSVLKTLVINPRSGVKPTATLFFLHGLGDSSAGWSDVAQMLSQRPSLSHVRFVLPNAPIQPVTLNMGMPMPSWFDILALDDLSGAEDEAGLLKSTDEIKKLIKAENDGTAKDLDGHKIPSERIVVGGFSQGGAISLLTGLTNPTPVAGVAALSTWLPLRAKIATLRTPTSKTLKVFQAHGDADPVVKYEYGQRTVDFLKNELALNDKDVEFHTYPRMPHSACPEEIRDLAAFLEKVIPAQ encoded by the exons ATGTCGGTGCTCAAGACACTCGTCATCAACCCACGCTCGGGCGTCAAGCCCACTGCGaccctcttcttcttgcatGGTCTTGGAGACTCGAGTGCCGGCTGGTCTGACGTCGCACAGATGCTCTCGCAGCGCCCTTCGCTGTCGCACGTCCGTTTCGTTCTGCCGAATGCTCCCATCCAGCCAGTGACGCTCAACATGGGCATGCCAATGCCTTCGTGGTTCGATA TCCTTGCCCTCGACGACCTGTCGGGAGCCGAAGATGAAGCTGGCCTGCTCAAGTCGACCGACGAAatcaagaagctcatcaAGGCCGAGAACGACGGGACTGCGAAGGACCTAGATGGACACAAGATCCCCAGCGAACGTATTGTGGTAGGCGGCTTCAGTCAAGGCGGCGCAATTTCGCTTCTCACCGGTCTCACCAATCCCACCCCGGTGGCAGGTGTTGCCGCACTCTCGACGTGGCTACCCCTGCGTGCCAAGATCGCCACCCTGCGAACTCCCACAtccaagacgctcaaggTGTTTCAGGCTCATGGGGATGCAGATCCCGTGGTCAAGTACGAGTATGGTCAACGAACCGTCGATTTCCTCAAAAACGAATTGGCACTGAACGACAAAGATGTTGAATTCCACACTTATCCGCGCATGCCGCACTCGGCGTGCCCCGAAGAGATCCGTGACCTGGCTGCCTTTTTGGAGAAAGTCATTCCCGCTCAGTAG